DNA sequence from the Bdellovibrionota bacterium genome:
GCGCGGAGAAGTTTGTTAAGGGAATTGTACTCTAAACGCTGCTTTACGGCATTGGTGTACCGATCCGTGATCTGCGTTAGGTCTCCGTTCCGATCATACGAATAGTTGTAGAAACTATCGAAATGCGGCGCGTGCGCTGGGATCGTGCCGTAGGTGTATTGGATGACCTGCGCGGAGGCGGAACTGAAGGCAACTCCCCAGGTCACCATCAGTCCCGCAAGAAAGTCTGTTTTTCCCCGCTTCATCTTTATCGTCATTTAGGGAAGAGAGGTTTCGAATTTTCAGGGGGGAAGGCGATATTATACGCATCTTGACCCAACAAATATTCGCCGGCGGGCTCGCCGTTGAGTCCTCGGAAGGGATCAAAGTCGGTGGTAATTCCTTTACCTGGGAAATAGATACCTTTCGGAGCCATAACAATCGAACCTGTGAATTGTGCCAGTTGTTGAGGAAAATTTCCCTGGCCTAAATTGCAGGAGTTAAAGCAGATAATTTTCGCTTGAATATTGTTCTTGTGCATCAGTAAAGCAACCTGGACGGCACTGTCGGGAAGTGTCGGATGAGTTAAAAGAACGCCCTCGGGAGTGCCATGCGCGTTGACTAAGAAAACATCTACGTTTAGGTCTTTTGCCTCACGAATATCCGGGAATGCCGATGCAAACTCAAAGGCGCCATTGTGATCAAAAGCCGAGTTGGCGGACGTGAACGTGAAAAAGTCGGCCAGGTCGATGGTTTTTCGTTGATGGAGATCTAGCTGGACAGATTTGCCCGGGAGTTTGTCGAGTATAAGCCGAAGCATGCTTCTAAACGAAGTCGTGTCGGAAGCCATTTGTTGCGTTCGCTCGCTCAAACGATCCATCAGGCCCACACTCATTGACCCGTCCTGTGGCGATGGAGTTGAGAGAACTGCAGAAATTTTCATCTCATCAATTTGTCGCCATCGGAAAATATCTTCATCGGTTAAATTTAAGCCCCGTACCCCGGAGTACGTCTGCCGGTGCATCCAATGCGGGCTTAGCTTTAAGACGAAATCATAATTCTGGCTCGGTTCTCTTTCCGCGTGGCCCGAGGGATCGACATATTTGAGGGGATTGTTTCGGACGTATGCGTAGCGATTTAAACTTTGCGGATTTGTCAGATCCGGAACGACCGAATCGGGCGTTGTGAATTTAAACATCTTCGCGTTGTACGCTCTAGCTCCGTAATCGTAGAAGTTCGTCTCTTTGTCCCAGCGCTTGTCGTTATACGTATAGTCGCTGATCCCTCCAGCCCCCTCTTGCCACTTGATTGACCCGAATTCGTGATAACTGTTTCGAGAAACGACGGTTCCGTTTTGGTCGGTCACTACAGATGCCGAACCAAGATGGTCCTGCTGGTGAAAATACACATTGCCGCCGATGGTTCGTTGCGCGACTCTCCGACCTCCCAGAAAGTAGTAATACGTTTTCGTGCTTCCCTTGGCTTCGATGAGGCCGTAATACT
Encoded proteins:
- a CDS encoding RHS repeat-associated core domain-containing protein, producing MKEDRENRQSIGWIVAVILFSTSASAQIIQYNYGTIPTHAPMYDSFYTYSYDRNGNLTQITDRYTNAVKQRLEYNSINKLLRATAGTSVTEYRYDANGNRVEKIGPAGAEKYYGLIEAKGSTKTYYYFLGGRRVAQRTIGGNVYFHQQDHLGSASVVTDQNGTVVSRNSYHEFGSIKWQEGAGGISDYTYNDKRWDKETNFYDYGARAYNAKMFKFTTPDSVVPDLTNPQSLNRYAYVRNNPLKYVDPSGHAEREPSQNYDFVLKLSPHWMHRQTYSGVRGLNLTDEDIFRWRQIDEMKISAVLSTPSPQDGSMSVGLMDRLSERTQQMASDTTSFRSMLRLILDKLPGKSVQLDLHQRKTIDLADFFTFTSANSAFDHNGAFEFASAFPDIREAKDLNVDVFLVNAHGTPEGVLLTHPTLPDSAVQVALLMHKNNIQAKIICFNSCNLGQGNFPQQLAQFTGSIVMAPKGIYFPGKGITTDFDPFRGLNGEPAGEYLLGQDAYNIAFPPENSKPLFPK